One segment of Chryseobacterium turcicum DNA contains the following:
- a CDS encoding carboxypeptidase-like regulatory domain-containing protein — MKMNIAFHKLVTVVALFTMIFTFSQQHISGKIIDEDKNALSNVLIFNTTQNIKTYSNTSGEYAIEAEENNEIRFIKEGFYRIDKIIKKETLQSSIEIQLVRAETLIQEVKIDYKPSENLAKDSKRLDDSPKVASLKSSINEYMKSELNEPLPKNEIPKSFQGHDFKAGHVSLDIFETIATIVFLTKKGSITKNTTPNYVETQNFLAKVKAEVNLTMFKKYGMDEEKIDHFLAYAEQVNHLSKKYRKDFNSATILSELQTAFVEYSKVNKLSD, encoded by the coding sequence ATGAAAATGAATATTGCTTTTCATAAATTGGTAACTGTAGTTGCTTTGTTTACGATGATTTTTACATTTTCCCAACAACACATTTCAGGTAAAATTATTGATGAAGATAAAAATGCTTTAAGTAACGTTTTAATTTTTAATACTACCCAAAATATAAAAACATACAGCAATACTTCAGGAGAATATGCGATTGAAGCAGAAGAAAATAATGAAATAAGATTTATAAAAGAAGGCTTTTACCGTATAGATAAAATTATAAAAAAAGAAACACTACAATCTAGCATTGAAATACAACTTGTAAGAGCCGAAACGTTGATTCAGGAAGTGAAAATTGATTATAAACCTTCCGAAAATCTTGCGAAAGACAGCAAACGTTTAGATGATTCTCCGAAAGTAGCTTCTTTAAAATCTTCAATCAATGAATACATGAAGTCTGAGCTGAATGAGCCACTTCCTAAAAATGAAATTCCAAAATCTTTTCAAGGACACGATTTTAAGGCAGGACATGTAAGTTTAGATATTTTTGAAACGATTGCAACGATAGTTTTTTTGACTAAAAAAGGTTCTATAACAAAAAATACTACTCCTAATTATGTTGAAACTCAGAATTTTCTTGCTAAAGTGAAAGCTGAAGTAAATCTGACGATGTTTAAAAAATATGGGATGGATGAAGAAAAAATAGACCATTTCCTTGCTTATGCTGAACAAGTAAATCATCTTTCAAAAAAATATCGCAAAGATTTTAATAGCGCTACAATTTTGAGTGAGCTTCAGACTGCATTTGTAGAATATTCTAAAGTGAATAAATTAAGCGATTGA
- a CDS encoding carboxypeptidase regulatory-like domain-containing protein, translating into MRKVLAVFFFFMTIYFFGQQKISGKTLSENDMIITSVLVVNISNNQQVYSNSLGEFSIEGKEKDEIRFVKKGYERASRKVSDTESSMNVILVRIPEEIEVVEIISTTGDLAKDSKRLTKIDKKEQLQKDIGLPKPPEKPREVPAEVKKVLLAAAFGNVDVQAVFDLISGKSRRQKRWYKYEDMQDDILWIRKRIDDDDFVKDGIPVERISEFLEFSFIVKPQIRSYVKAKNISRVLFNLDEIIPVYVDRLKENNMKSKE; encoded by the coding sequence ATGAGAAAAGTTTTAGCGGTATTTTTCTTTTTTATGACAATATATTTCTTTGGTCAGCAAAAAATATCAGGGAAAACTTTGAGTGAGAATGATATGATTATCACCTCAGTTCTGGTTGTTAATATTTCAAATAATCAACAGGTTTACAGCAATTCTTTGGGCGAATTTTCTATTGAAGGGAAAGAAAAAGATGAAATCAGGTTTGTCAAAAAAGGATACGAAAGAGCTTCAAGAAAAGTTTCAGATACAGAATCTTCAATGAATGTAATTTTGGTGAGAATTCCTGAAGAAATAGAAGTAGTAGAAATAATTTCTACAACCGGAGATTTGGCAAAAGATTCTAAAAGACTGACTAAAATAGACAAAAAAGAGCAGCTTCAAAAAGATATCGGTCTTCCGAAACCTCCAGAAAAACCTCGTGAAGTTCCGGCGGAAGTAAAGAAAGTTTTATTGGCGGCGGCTTTTGGAAATGTAGATGTACAGGCTGTTTTTGATTTGATAAGCGGGAAATCCAGAAGGCAGAAAAGATGGTATAAGTATGAAGATATGCAAGATGATATTCTTTGGATAAGAAAAAGAATTGATGATGACGATTTTGTGAAAGACGGAATTCCTGTTGAAAGAATTTCAGAATTTTTAGAATTCAGTTTTATCGTCAAGCCACAAATAAGGTCTTATGTGAAAGCTAAAAATATATCACGAGTACTATTTAATTTGGATGAAATTATTCCTGTTTATGTAGATAGGCTCAAAGAAAATAATATGAAATCTAAAGAATGA
- a CDS encoding UvrD-helicase domain-containing protein → MSNSYTVINASAGSGKTYALVQRLLMICLRYPNQHQSIRNILALTFTNKAANEMKERILSWLEKFTAENYADNNDLKNIQKAFENEGVKITIDELHLRSKKLLDYILHNYSTINIGTIDRFNSRLVRSFSYELGLAKNFNLEIDAEPFLIEAVDKMLDQIGENENISNSFMDYVDYSLENNEKINLNKNLYDSAKEFVKDIHYEHLKNNKEFDDENYENIKNTLRKDITSNKKQALELALSSIELFKSRNIEIEDFAQGKNGLGGFFTKVVDFYQKKRPGFPFPTATEESVVEKYRKGAAAKSKHKDGEISEILEQLLENRMKLILLFIETQKKEKILSALLPLKVNKDIQDELRKIEEENDLVLLSKFNILINENLKNEPSAFIYEKVGTQFQHYFFDEFQDTSELQWQNFVPLRDHSISTENTSFTLVGDPKQSIYRFRGGESKLMLDIINKKEFAPKEAELLVLKDNWRSAKNIVQFNNELYHFHSLNLEEEHQHIFGVDGEQNPKAKIDGRVKVNLIENLTNEDFYNDVSEKMQKDIQECLNNGFKFSDITILCRGNFDIFSYSQKLGNLKVNYHGEETNIKTISDKGLTLELSNTLKAVVEFLKWETNPKNKPHLIMTMFYLNRLGRISMPDFTLNMKEILALEQHETIIQFIEEKYHVKLKQDHFPKFNLYNFIEYYINEFSIEHKETDFLLNFLEMLFNFTQNAGASTKEFLKYWDEEASTYTIQASENIDAIQIMTIHKAKGLEFPVVFIPMMNKNRDSEFSNWFETDEKSVLKSVNINQFSKNLEVYDEGIEKFNQENSYKNLVDRLCLQYVATTRPVEQLFFYLQKQNKTSNNLEILEFVQSKNLQDLDEFDLYETHPEMLKKQIFHKKSEFKTENIQNLRNEHENTSAIKIATPSKNYQVRNEKVRIGLFVHELLSKINTEKDIDKVLETYVLEGQITLEEKVNIKDDLKKIIHQYSEFFDEKWKVINEKDIMISERGISKMYRPDRILKGDEGYIIVDFKTGMETEKNDKQIETYQSVLEHLGMKVIKTQLIYL, encoded by the coding sequence ATGTCAAATTCATATACTGTAATCAACGCATCGGCGGGTTCCGGCAAGACGTATGCTCTTGTACAGAGACTTCTGATGATTTGTCTGAGATATCCTAATCAACATCAATCTATCAGAAATATTTTGGCATTAACGTTTACCAACAAAGCTGCCAACGAAATGAAAGAAAGAATTCTCTCGTGGCTTGAAAAATTTACCGCTGAGAATTACGCAGATAATAATGACCTTAAAAACATTCAGAAAGCATTTGAAAATGAAGGGGTAAAAATAACGATTGATGAACTTCACCTCCGCTCAAAAAAGCTTTTAGATTATATTCTTCATAATTATTCTACCATAAATATCGGAACAATTGACCGTTTCAATTCACGTTTAGTCCGTAGTTTTTCTTACGAATTGGGTCTGGCTAAAAATTTTAATCTCGAAATTGATGCAGAACCTTTTTTAATTGAAGCAGTTGACAAAATGCTTGACCAGATTGGAGAAAATGAAAATATCTCTAATTCTTTTATGGATTATGTAGATTACAGCCTTGAAAATAATGAGAAAATTAATCTGAACAAAAATCTATACGATTCTGCGAAAGAATTTGTAAAAGACATTCATTATGAGCATCTTAAAAACAACAAAGAATTTGATGATGAGAATTATGAAAATATTAAAAACACATTAAGGAAAGATATTACCTCAAATAAAAAGCAAGCATTAGAATTAGCTTTAAGCTCAATTGAATTATTTAAATCAAGAAATATTGAGATTGAAGATTTTGCACAAGGAAAAAACGGACTAGGAGGATTTTTCACAAAAGTTGTCGATTTTTATCAGAAAAAAAGACCCGGATTTCCTTTTCCAACAGCTACCGAAGAATCTGTGGTTGAAAAGTACCGAAAAGGAGCTGCCGCAAAATCAAAACATAAAGACGGTGAGATTTCAGAAATATTGGAACAGCTTCTTGAAAATCGAATGAAACTGATTCTTTTATTCATTGAAACTCAGAAAAAAGAAAAAATACTTTCAGCTTTACTGCCATTGAAAGTAAATAAAGATATTCAGGATGAACTGAGAAAAATTGAGGAAGAAAACGACTTGGTTTTGCTTTCAAAATTCAATATTCTGATTAATGAAAATCTTAAAAATGAGCCTTCTGCTTTCATTTATGAAAAAGTAGGTACACAGTTTCAGCATTATTTCTTTGATGAATTTCAGGACACTTCAGAATTGCAGTGGCAGAATTTTGTTCCGTTGAGAGACCACAGTATTTCGACAGAAAACACTTCTTTTACTTTGGTGGGAGACCCGAAACAGAGTATTTATCGTTTTCGAGGTGGTGAAAGCAAACTAATGCTGGATATTATCAACAAAAAAGAATTTGCACCTAAAGAAGCAGAATTATTAGTCCTAAAAGATAACTGGAGAAGTGCTAAAAATATCGTTCAGTTTAATAATGAGCTGTATCATTTTCATTCTTTAAATCTGGAGGAAGAACATCAACATATTTTTGGGGTGGATGGCGAACAAAATCCAAAAGCGAAAATTGATGGGCGAGTAAAAGTAAATTTGATTGAAAATTTAACGAATGAAGATTTCTACAACGATGTTTCCGAGAAGATGCAGAAAGATATTCAGGAATGCTTAAATAACGGATTCAAATTTTCTGACATTACCATCCTCTGTCGCGGAAATTTTGACATTTTCTCTTATTCCCAGAAATTAGGAAATCTGAAAGTCAATTATCATGGAGAAGAAACGAATATTAAAACGATTTCAGATAAAGGTTTAACGCTAGAATTATCGAATACTTTGAAGGCTGTTGTTGAGTTTTTGAAATGGGAAACCAACCCTAAAAACAAACCTCATCTGATTATGACGATGTTTTATCTCAACAGACTCGGAAGAATCAGCATGCCGGATTTTACTTTAAATATGAAAGAAATTCTGGCTTTGGAACAACATGAAACAATTATTCAATTCATTGAAGAAAAATATCATGTAAAGCTGAAACAGGACCATTTTCCAAAATTTAACCTTTATAATTTTATTGAATATTATATCAACGAATTTTCCATAGAACATAAAGAAACTGATTTCCTTCTTAACTTTTTGGAAATGCTTTTCAATTTCACTCAAAATGCCGGAGCAAGTACTAAAGAATTTCTGAAATATTGGGACGAAGAAGCTTCAACGTATACGATTCAGGCTTCTGAAAATATTGATGCCATTCAAATCATGACGATTCACAAAGCAAAAGGACTTGAATTTCCGGTAGTTTTTATTCCGATGATGAATAAAAATCGTGATTCTGAATTCAGCAACTGGTTTGAAACGGATGAGAAATCGGTTTTAAAATCGGTCAACATCAATCAGTTTAGTAAAAACCTTGAAGTTTACGATGAGGGAATAGAAAAATTTAATCAGGAAAATTCTTACAAAAACCTTGTCGACAGACTTTGTTTACAATATGTGGCAACAACGAGACCGGTAGAGCAGTTGTTCTTTTATCTTCAGAAACAAAATAAAACTTCGAATAATTTAGAAATTCTGGAATTTGTACAGTCTAAAAACCTGCAAGACCTTGATGAATTTGATTTGTATGAAACTCATCCTGAAATGTTGAAAAAGCAAATTTTCCACAAAAAGTCCGAATTTAAAACGGAAAACATTCAGAACCTCAGAAACGAGCACGAAAATACAAGCGCGATAAAGATTGCGACTCCGTCAAAAAATTATCAAGTAAGAAATGAGAAAGTAAGAATCGGGCTTTTTGTACACGAATTGCTTTCAAAAATCAATACCGAAAAAGATATTGATAAAGTTTTAGAAACCTATGTTTTGGAAGGTCAAATTACACTCGAAGAAAAGGTAAACATTAAAGACGACCTCAAAAAAATCATCCACCAATATTCAGAATTTTTCGATGAAAAATGGAAAGTCATCAACGAGAAAGATATTATGATTTCCGAAAGAGGAATCAGTAAAATGTATCGTCCCGATAGAATTTTAAAAGGTGATGAAGGTTATATTATTGTTGATTTTAAAACCGGAATGGAAACTGAAAAGAATGATAAACAAATTGAAACCTATCAATCTGTTTTAGAACATCTGGGAATGAAGGTAATTAAAACACAACTAATTTATCTTTAA
- a CDS encoding ferritin, with protein MVSEKIAQLINEQIAHEQYAAQYYLSMSAWFSAKDLDGIANYFRVQSKEELMHADKMFDYLNDVGGEIILGEIAKPPHEFENATDIFEKALAHEKTVTKSIFNIVKNANEEGDFATTSFLQWFIIEQVEEEASASQYVTKIKMVCDNPSALYLFDQELAKRVFVADPTA; from the coding sequence ATGGTAAGTGAAAAAATTGCACAGCTAATAAACGAACAAATCGCGCACGAGCAATATGCGGCTCAATATTATCTTTCTATGTCTGCTTGGTTTTCAGCAAAAGATCTTGACGGAATTGCCAATTACTTCAGAGTTCAAAGCAAAGAAGAATTGATGCATGCCGACAAAATGTTTGATTACTTAAATGATGTAGGTGGCGAAATTATCTTAGGTGAAATCGCAAAACCACCACATGAGTTTGAGAATGCAACTGATATTTTTGAAAAAGCTTTGGCGCACGAAAAGACGGTAACTAAAAGTATTTTTAACATTGTAAAAAATGCAAATGAAGAAGGAGATTTTGCAACAACTTCATTCTTGCAATGGTTTATTATTGAGCAGGTAGAAGAGGAGGCAAGTGCTTCTCAGTATGTAACGAAAATCAAAATGGTTTGCGATAATCCTTCTGCATTATACCTATTTGATCAGGAATTGGCGAAAAGAGTTTTTGTAGCAGATCCTACAGCTTAA
- a CDS encoding 4-alpha-glucanotransferase has protein sequence MKLYFNIEYHAKPGEKLELLIDEKDSANRSYMMFYADDLWKCEVDFFSKSMVYKYQLKDERGNVLREEFVQHHLNFSHNYKEFLIFDEWNNKNFPENYLNNKILRNKLSQFIPRKIAVLKKHTHVFRIEAPIYNPNWEIVLIGNTASLGNWSYENAIHLSQTDFGIWEASVDIPEIQLIQYKYAIFNQTEGKIIDIENGENRSTIPNLQKDVLQIVANHYFRFKSYQMYHDAGVAVPVFSLRTENSFGVGEFSDLKKLADWASKTSLGIIQVLPINDTTANYSWTDSYPYAAVSVYALHPQYISIESLYFSLPNELVEEYQAEKLALNSLDLIDYEKVISAKWKYLKTIFTIEKEKIYKDRNFKKFIKDNEEWLLPYSAFCVLRDKYKTPNFTEWKTHKKYIAGKISPFFSPKNKDYDASMLHVWVQFQLHKQLKDALDYIHRLGISLKGDLPIGIYRYSVEAWAEPDLFGMDFQAGAPPDQFTEIGQNWEFPTYNWEAMKADDYRWWKNRFKALEQYFDAMRIDHILGFFRIWRMPISATQGILGYFYPAVPVLFDEFKARHIPFDFERYCNPFINDEILWKYFGEETFKALEFINKNSNGNYQFKEQFNTQRKLVDYFKDKPEDISEKLTSLCANVLFLTEEKNGKTVYHPRFNAFKTESYQYLSDGERRSIYELYQDYFFKRQDYLWKQKAMEKLPVILNATDMLICGEDLGMIPDCIPEVMDELAIVALKVQRMPSGNIPFYNPKKAKYLNVVTASSHDSSTLRQWWKENPQVTQTYFNQQLNQQGKAPDDLEPYLAEIIMKQHLYNDAMLAIFPIQEFFAMDENLVNPKIDNERINNPAVFPHYWRYRMHINIENLTDNLEFNQNISNWIHESGRK, from the coding sequence ATGAAATTATATTTTAATATTGAATATCATGCAAAACCCGGCGAAAAACTAGAATTGCTTATTGATGAAAAAGATTCTGCCAATCGAAGTTATATGATGTTTTATGCTGACGATTTATGGAAATGTGAAGTAGATTTTTTTTCGAAATCAATGGTATATAAATATCAACTCAAAGATGAAAGAGGAAATGTTTTGCGTGAAGAATTTGTTCAGCATCATTTGAATTTTTCTCATAACTACAAAGAGTTTTTAATTTTTGATGAATGGAATAACAAAAATTTTCCTGAAAATTATTTGAATAATAAAATTCTCAGAAATAAACTCAGTCAATTCATTCCACGAAAAATTGCAGTTTTAAAAAAACATACTCATGTATTCAGAATTGAAGCACCTATTTATAATCCGAATTGGGAAATTGTTTTAATAGGAAATACGGCTTCTTTAGGGAATTGGAGCTATGAAAATGCTATTCATCTATCTCAGACAGATTTCGGAATTTGGGAAGCCTCTGTTGATATTCCGGAAATTCAGTTGATTCAATATAAATATGCAATCTTCAATCAAACAGAAGGAAAAATAATTGATATAGAAAACGGTGAAAACAGATCAACAATTCCTAATCTGCAGAAAGATGTTTTGCAGATTGTTGCCAATCATTATTTCAGGTTTAAGTCTTATCAAATGTATCACGATGCAGGAGTTGCAGTTCCTGTATTTTCATTACGAACCGAAAATAGTTTCGGAGTAGGAGAATTTTCAGATTTAAAAAAACTGGCAGATTGGGCAAGCAAAACTTCTTTAGGAATTATTCAGGTTTTACCGATTAATGATACCACTGCTAATTATTCATGGACAGATTCGTATCCTTATGCCGCAGTTTCCGTTTACGCTTTACATCCGCAGTATATTTCAATTGAAAGCTTATATTTTAGTTTACCGAATGAATTAGTTGAAGAATACCAAGCTGAAAAATTAGCATTAAATTCTTTAGATTTAATTGATTACGAAAAGGTGATTTCCGCAAAATGGAAATATCTTAAAACTATTTTTACTATTGAAAAAGAGAAGATTTATAAAGACAGAAATTTTAAAAAATTCATAAAAGATAATGAAGAATGGCTTTTGCCTTATTCTGCGTTTTGTGTGTTGAGAGACAAATATAAAACCCCAAATTTTACAGAATGGAAAACCCACAAAAAATATATAGCAGGTAAAATTTCACCATTTTTCTCACCAAAAAATAAAGATTATGATGCTTCAATGCTGCATGTATGGGTACAGTTTCAGCTTCATAAACAGTTGAAAGATGCTCTTGACTATATTCATCGTTTAGGAATTTCGTTAAAAGGAGATTTGCCAATCGGAATTTACAGATATTCTGTAGAAGCATGGGCAGAACCAGATTTGTTTGGTATGGATTTTCAGGCTGGAGCTCCGCCAGATCAATTTACAGAAATCGGACAAAATTGGGAATTTCCGACTTACAATTGGGAGGCGATGAAAGCAGACGATTACAGATGGTGGAAAAACAGATTCAAAGCTTTAGAACAGTATTTTGATGCGATGAGGATTGATCATATTCTAGGGTTTTTCAGAATTTGGAGAATGCCTATTTCTGCGACTCAGGGTATTTTAGGATATTTTTATCCTGCAGTGCCGGTACTTTTTGATGAATTTAAAGCGAGACATATTCCGTTCGATTTTGAAAGATATTGTAACCCGTTTATCAATGATGAGATTTTGTGGAAATATTTTGGAGAAGAAACCTTTAAAGCTTTAGAGTTTATCAATAAAAACTCTAACGGAAATTATCAATTTAAAGAACAGTTTAATACTCAAAGAAAATTAGTTGATTATTTTAAAGATAAACCTGAAGATATTTCTGAAAAATTGACTTCACTATGTGCAAATGTTTTGTTTTTAACTGAAGAAAAAAATGGGAAAACGGTTTATCATCCAAGATTTAATGCTTTTAAAACAGAATCATATCAATATCTTTCTGATGGAGAAAGAAGGTCTATTTACGAGCTTTATCAGGATTATTTCTTTAAAAGACAAGACTATTTGTGGAAACAAAAAGCAATGGAAAAACTTCCTGTCATTTTAAATGCAACAGATATGTTGATTTGCGGTGAAGATTTAGGAATGATTCCCGATTGTATCCCTGAAGTGATGGATGAATTGGCGATTGTTGCGCTAAAAGTTCAGAGAATGCCTTCAGGGAATATTCCGTTTTATAATCCTAAAAAAGCAAAATATTTGAATGTGGTAACGGCCTCTTCTCACGATAGCTCTACGCTTCGACAATGGTGGAAAGAAAACCCCCAGGTAACGCAAACTTATTTTAACCAACAATTGAATCAACAGGGAAAAGCGCCTGATGATTTAGAGCCTTATTTGGCTGAAATTATCATGAAGCAGCATCTTTACAACGATGCGATGTTGGCGATTTTTCCAATTCAGGAGTTCTTTGCAATGGATGAGAATTTAGTCAATCCAAAGATTGATAATGAGAGAATTAATAATCCTGCAGTATTTCCACACTATTGGCGTTACAGAATGCATATAAATATTGAGAATTTAACAGATAATTTAGAGTTTAATCAAAATATTTCAAATTGGATTCATGAAAGTGGTAGAAAATAA
- a CDS encoding T9SS type A sorting domain-containing protein, with amino-acid sequence MKKHLFPIILLLLGNTINAQQDFFALTGKNSPRIEFSDFRTMNSDGTSGESIFNVSSEAKVVSQSRKASITEDKNSYNHAQAMTLAALAYDSSGNNLVYMPMFSSNIYVLNQKTKEITLVENSVARVTSCDINSHITRMTNGYDGNIYAINNSGTQFIQISKKNNQYVVNDLGIIKDDASNGKNSFTAMETGFGGDMIADADNNFYVFSASGNVFKVSTKELKAKFVGKITGLPEAYSVNGAAVNSKGKVVIASAKGAALYELNLNNLEAKQLLGEQNLHIYDLASKYFANDRVAVVNTLANIDIYPTKVDEQTITVNVNDKAIKGNIKLNIFDVSGKSVLNTSLLVKDGSLNQQIHLRNLVTGTYVVSITGESGKNLLSKKILVTK; translated from the coding sequence ATGAAAAAACATTTATTCCCTATTATCTTACTATTACTTGGAAATACAATCAATGCACAGCAAGATTTTTTTGCTTTGACAGGTAAAAATTCTCCAAGAATTGAGTTCAGTGATTTCCGTACGATGAATTCAGATGGAACTTCCGGTGAAAGCATTTTTAATGTTTCTTCAGAAGCAAAAGTAGTTTCTCAATCAAGAAAAGCTTCAATTACTGAAGACAAAAATTCATATAATCATGCTCAGGCTATGACTTTGGCGGCTTTAGCTTATGATTCTTCGGGCAATAATTTGGTGTATATGCCTATGTTTTCATCTAATATTTATGTTTTAAATCAAAAAACAAAAGAGATTACTTTAGTTGAAAATTCTGTTGCGAGAGTGACATCTTGCGATATCAATTCACATATTACAAGAATGACGAATGGTTATGATGGTAATATTTACGCCATCAATAATTCAGGGACACAATTTATTCAAATAAGTAAAAAGAATAATCAGTATGTGGTAAATGACCTTGGGATTATTAAGGATGATGCTTCAAACGGTAAAAATTCATTCACGGCAATGGAAACTGGTTTTGGAGGTGATATGATTGCCGATGCCGATAATAATTTCTACGTTTTTTCAGCATCTGGAAATGTATTTAAAGTTTCAACTAAAGAATTAAAAGCAAAATTCGTTGGAAAAATTACAGGTCTACCCGAAGCATATTCTGTGAATGGAGCTGCTGTAAATTCTAAAGGAAAAGTGGTGATTGCAAGTGCAAAAGGAGCTGCTTTGTATGAACTAAATCTTAATAATCTCGAAGCAAAACAACTTCTTGGTGAGCAAAATCTGCATATTTATGATTTGGCAAGTAAATATTTTGCGAATGATAGAGTTGCCGTTGTCAATACGTTGGCAAATATTGATATCTACCCAACTAAAGTTGATGAGCAGACGATTACCGTAAATGTAAATGATAAAGCAATAAAAGGAAATATCAAACTGAATATTTTTGATGTTTCCGGAAAATCGGTGTTGAATACAAGCTTGTTGGTAAAAGATGGAAGCCTTAATCAACAGATTCACCTTAGAAATTTGGTGACCGGAACGTATGTAGTGAGCATTACAGGAGAATCTGGTAAAAACTTATTGTCTAAGAAAATTTTAGTAACTAAGTAA
- a CDS encoding T9SS type A sorting domain-containing protein translates to MIKKLFSFILLLFSYLVLFSQFSWQKMNTVYPSSVDNVSIHYSIVNEQVIWANYWNTNGKVAFTKSTNGGATWNAIPAVFQYNDYNFRVTDFFAASENVAFLGTTFQNNIGRGRLYRTTDGGNSWIPIKDFATGLTYVHFWDVNVGIVVCYPDMNTNGAKKIEIFKTTDGGVTWIPKGGALLTNSKPNQIPRYIKDDLGDSFWFGSSDGEMIKTNDKGTTWTVTQTPYTSSHYDVDSKSLGHFAIIDANTAYFTDYNTGKLYKTTDGFLTEQYIGDPGFGRQTFLEKIPNTDILIAVSGSYNPGSLRGSKYSIDGGLTWVLINNIGRGNVKSKGIDATFAFGWDGLGGWDDYWRIVKLAGRPIDPQNPGTPQNPGTPQNPGNPQPGTGNDSDIFAIYPIPTGDYLHIKSKILLDSFSIWDFSGRLIWQGKSADNRINVSGLSKGVYSVSVLHQGVLHYRKFIKE, encoded by the coding sequence ATGATAAAAAAACTATTTTCTTTTATTCTTTTGCTCTTTTCATATCTGGTATTGTTTTCTCAATTTAGTTGGCAGAAAATGAATACAGTATATCCTTCAAGTGTCGACAATGTTTCTATTCATTACAGTATTGTTAACGAGCAGGTTATTTGGGCTAATTATTGGAATACTAATGGCAAAGTAGCCTTCACAAAAAGTACGAATGGGGGAGCTACTTGGAATGCGATACCCGCAGTATTTCAATACAATGACTATAATTTTAGAGTTACAGATTTTTTTGCAGCTTCAGAAAATGTTGCCTTTTTAGGAACTACCTTCCAGAATAATATAGGAAGAGGCCGTCTATACAGAACAACTGATGGAGGTAATTCTTGGATTCCAATAAAAGACTTTGCTACAGGATTAACTTATGTACATTTTTGGGATGTAAATGTCGGAATTGTGGTTTGTTATCCAGATATGAATACTAATGGTGCTAAAAAAATCGAGATATTTAAAACTACAGATGGTGGAGTGACATGGATTCCGAAAGGAGGTGCTTTGCTTACGAATTCAAAACCTAATCAAATTCCTAGATATATAAAAGATGATTTGGGTGATTCTTTTTGGTTTGGCTCTAGTGATGGTGAGATGATTAAAACTAATGATAAGGGCACAACATGGACGGTAACACAAACACCTTATACTTCATCTCATTATGATGTTGATAGTAAAAGTTTAGGGCATTTTGCAATTATTGATGCTAATACGGCATATTTTACAGATTACAATACTGGAAAACTATATAAAACGACGGATGGCTTTTTAACAGAACAATACATAGGAGATCCTGGATTTGGTCGACAAACCTTTTTGGAAAAAATCCCCAATACTGATATTTTAATTGCTGTATCTGGGAGCTATAATCCAGGAAGCTTAAGGGGGTCTAAATATAGTATTGATGGTGGTCTTACATGGGTTCTTATTAATAATATAGGTAGAGGAAATGTAAAGTCAAAAGGAATTGATGCCACTTTTGCTTTTGGATGGGATGGTTTAGGTGGATGGGATGATTATTGGAGAATCGTAAAATTAGCTGGAAGACCAATTGATCCTCAAAATCCAGGAACTCCTCAGAATCCAGGAACTCCCCAAAATCCGGGCAATCCTCAACCAGGAACAGGAAATGATTCTGATATTTTTGCCATTTACCCTATTCCTACAGGGGATTATCTGCATATTAAATCAAAAATTTTATTAGATTCATTTTCTATTTGGGATTTTTCCGGAAGATTAATTTGGCAGGGAAAAAGTGCAGATAATAGAATAAATGTTTCAGGACTTAGCAAAGGAGTATATTCTGTTTCTGTATTGCATCAAGGCGTTCTTCATTATAGAAAATTCATTAAAGAATAA